Genomic segment of Truepera radiovictrix DSM 17093:
CGGTAGTTTTGGCTCACCATCAGCACGCGCCCTTGCGCCTCGGCGGCCGCGACCACCGCGCGCGCCGCCTCGAGCGTCTCGGCGAGCGGCTTTTCGACGAGCACGTGCTTGCCCGCCGCGAGCGCCTCCAAAGCGAGCGGTGCGTGCGCGGCGGCGGGCGCCGTGACGAGCACCGCCTCGGCGTCCGTCGCCGCGAGGGCGTCCCCGAGCGACGCGAAGGCGGCGGCCACGGGGAGGGCGTAGCGCGCCCTCGCCGCCTCCAAGGCGGCCGGCCGGGGGTCGACGACGCCGACGACGCGCACCTCCGGCACCGAGGTCGTGTGCCGCACCCAATCGAGCCCCCAACCGCCAAACCCTGCGTGAATAAGACGAAGCGCCATCTTGTCACCCTCTCCGGACGAACGCCCACAACCGCTCGTCTGCCGGGTGTCACCTTAACCCTTCGGAGCGCTACGCCGAGAGCGCCGCGCGCCTCCCCCCCAGACGCGCCAAGAGCGCCTCCGCGAGCGCCAACGCCGCCCCTTTGTCCAGCATCTGGTTGCCGTTGCCGCACTTGGGGGACAGCACGCAGCGCGGGCAACCCGACGTGCAGGGACAGCGCGCCAGGAGGTCGCGGGCGGCCCTCAGCCAGGCGTCAAACTGCGCCGCCCCCTCGCGCGCGTAGCCGACGCCCCCCGGGTACCCGTCGTAGATGAATACAAGCGGCTCACCCGTCGCCGGGTACAGGGGGTAGGACACCCCACCCACGTCGGCGCGTTCGCAGAGGACAAAGGCGGGCAACAGGCCGATCAGCGTGTGCTCGAGGGCGTGCATGGCAGCCGGTAGGAGGCCCGGGGGCACGGCAGCGGCGGCCTCGCGCACGGAGAACCAGAGCGCTTGGGTGGTGTAGGCGAGCTCGGGGAGGTCCAAGGGGCGCTCGTCTAAGGTGGCGTCGCTGTAGAGGCGTTTGCGCACGTATGAGGTGACGCGGGTCGTCACGCGGACGCGCCCCGTGCGGATGGGGTCGGCGAGCGCCAGGGCGCCGATCCCCGACGCGTCAGCTCCCAGAGCGTCGACGCCCAACACGTCGATCTCGGTCACCGCGCGCACTTGGGTGTAGTAGTCCCCTAGGTGCGGCAGCAAAAAGGCCTCGCCTCGGTCTAGGTCGAGGTTGCGCACCACGTAGTCCTCGCCCTGGTGCAGGTAGACCGCTCCCGGGTGGAGCTCGCGCAGCGCGGTCTCTAGGTCGGCGACGCCCAGGCGCTTGCCGCTCCGGTCTTTCAGGACGACCCGCCCGCCCCCCGTACCGCGCACGCTGAGTTTGGCGTGCGGGTAACCGCCGCGGTAGTACCAGCGGCCGCGCGCGCGCACGAAGTTGGGGAGCGCCGCCGGGTCGGCGCCGTGCCGGGCGGCCGCGCGCGCCTCCGATTCCTCCAGGGGGTGCTCGAAGGCGGCGCAGGCGAGGTGCCTGGGAAAGAGCTCGCTGTTAAAGGCGTCGGCGACGGCGTGCTCCGCCCGCCCTTCGGTGATCATCTCGGGGTGCGTCAGGTAAAACTCGTCCAAGGGGTCGTTGCCGGGGATAAAGAGCGTGAGCGCCCGCCTGCCGGCGCGGCCCGCCCGCCCGGCGCGCTGCCAAAAGGCCGTCAGCGACCCCGGGTAACCGACCAAGACCACCGCGTCGACCCCGCCGACGTCGACGCCGAGCTCGAGCGCGCTGGTCGCCGCCAAGACGAGCAGGTCGCCGCGCTTAAAGCGCGCCTCGAGCGCGCGCCGGTCCTCGGCGGTGTAGCCCGCGCGGTACGCGGCGATGCACCCCGCCTCCGCCTCGGTGAGCCCCCCCGCGACGTAGCGGCGGAGCAGCTCGGCCGAGCGGCGCGAGTTGCAGAAAAAGATGCTCTTTAACCCCGCGCGCACGAAGTGCGCGGCGAGGTCGGCGGCCTCGCTGTGGACGCTGCGCCGCCGCCCCTCGGCGCCGGCTTCGCCCGGCAGGTCTGGGGGACGCCAGAAGAGGAGTTCTCGGGGGGCCGCTGGCGCCCCGTCGTCGGTGACCGCCGCGAAGGCCTCGCCGGTGAGGTTTTCGGCGTGCGCCGCCGGGTTACCGACCGTCGCGCTCGCCGCCACGAAGCGCGGCGCGGCGCCGTAGCGCCGCGCGAGCCGCAGGAGCCGCCGGAGGATGTTGGCGACGTGCGTCCCCATCACCCCGCGGTAGGCGTGCAGCTCATCGATAACGATGAGTTCAAGCGCCCCCAAGAAGTGCGCCCAGAGCCCGTGGTGCGGCAAGATACCGTAGTGCAGCATGTCGGGGTTCGTCAGCAAGCAGCGCGCGCCCTCGCGCAGAGCGCGCCGGCGCGGGGCGGGGGTGTCGCCATCGAACGCCGCGATGGCCTCCCCGAGCCCCAGGGGTTCGGCCCTCGCCCGCAACTTCTCCAACTGGTCGTGCGCGAGCGCTTTGGTGGGAAAGAGCAGGAGCGCCGTGCGGCCGCGTCCAAGCGCCGCTAGCGTCGGCAGCTGGTAGCAGAGCGACTTCCCCGACGCCGTCGGCGTCGCCACCACCACGTTGTGCCCCGCCTCGGTGAGCTCGAGCGCCGCCGCTTGGTGGGTGTAGGGCGTGAGCGAAAGCGCCGCTAGGAGCTCTCCGTAGCGTCCCCCGAGGGGCGAGGGCGCGGGGGTCGCGGCGCGCTCCGGCAAAAAGCCGGAGAAGACGATCTGCCCTTTGTACCCCTCTTGGGCGGTGAGCCAACCGTGATAGGAGCGGCCGTCGAGGGCCTTTGGAGCGCGCACCCCCCTAGCCTACCGCTCCTGCGCCACGCGCGCCGCACGCAGCCTACGCGCCACCCGCGTCGGCGCCTAGAGCAGCCCCACGAAACGCCCGGTCTCACCTCGAGGGCGTGCAGGGCGACGCTTGATAAGAGGGCGCTCGACGAAAGAACGCCCCTTCGCACGGTGCACGGTGACGCAGCAGCCGACCGGAGGCTAGCTGCCAGACGAACCGGGACGTGCTTAGGGGTTATCGCGACTCGGCGAGCTGGGACCCGAAAACGAGGGTCGTAGCGCGTTCTAGCTGGCGCAGAGGCTACGGGCGGCGCGGACACCCCCGCCGGCCTCAACGCTACCCGCTTGGGCGGGCGCAGATGTTAGACTCTCCTTAGACCGATGTAAACCGCGGCACCCCACAACCCTGTCGGGGCGAGCAGGACAGCGCGTCGCAGTGCCGCGGCGATGACCTTTCGGGGATGCGGTTTCTCACGCTCGGCGATGGTGTCCACGGCGGTACGCCACGGCCGCGCAGCTCCCAACAGCGGGATTAAGGGGTAAGGCATGCTAGACTCCCGTGTGCCGTTTCACTCACTCATCCGGAGCCCATGAACGTCTTTGTCGCGCTGCTCTACACCCTCGTGCTGCCCTATATCGGCCTGATGCTGCTCGTTATCGTCGGCCTGTTGCGTCGCCGCGCGCCCGAGCGCAGCGCGAAAACGCCCTCGGTGAGCGTTATCATCCCCGCGCACAACGAAGAGGCCAGGCTGCCGGCGACGCTGCACTCGCTCGCCGCGCAGCGCTACGGGGGGGCGCTCGAGTTCGTCATCGTCAACGACCGCTCCACCGACGCCACCGACGCCATCATCCGCGCCTTTAGCGAGCGCGACCCGCGCTTTCGGCTCGTCAGCGTCACCGCGCCGAGCCGCCGCCTGTCGCCCAAAGTCAACGCGGTCAACACCGGGATCGCCGCCTCCACGGGTGAAATCATCCTCACGAGCGACGCCGACTGCCAGTTTTCACCCGACTGGGTCGCGGGGATGGTGTCGCACTTCGCGCCAGACGTCGCGATGGTCCTCGGGTACGTCGAGAGCACGCGGCCGGGCGACGGCGCGGGGTTGGTGCAGCGGCTCGAGTCGGCCGACTGGCTCTCCTTGATGCTCACCTCGATGGCGCTCACCCACTTCGGGTGGAAGGTCGCCAGCAGCGCCAACAACCAGGGCTACCGCCGCAGCGCCTTCGAAGCCATCGGCGGCTTCGGCGCTTCGGGGCGCGCCCCCTCGGGCGACGAGGACCTCTTGACGCAGCGCATGGGCCGTTTGCAAGCGGGGCGGATCGTCTTCGCGTCGGCGCCGGAGACGCGGGTGCTCACCCGGCCGATGGCGAACGCTTGGGCGCTGCTGAGTCAGCGCCGGCGCTGGGTCAGCCGCTACCGCCACCTCATCCACTACCACCCGCTCTTTTGGCTCGCGATCGTGCTCCTCGGCGCGCAGAGCGTCGCGCTCTCGGCGAGCGTCCTCGCCACCCCTTTGCTGCCCGCCCTGGCGCCCTACGTCTTCGGCCTCTGGGCGCTCAAGCTCGGCGTCGAACTCACGGGGATGCACCTCGGCGAGGCGCTGATGGACCGGCGCGACCTCGGCGGCCTCACCACCCTCCTGTGGGCGCTTTTGCACCCCTTTTACGTCGCCGTCGTCGCCCTCTGGGCGCTTTTCAAGACGGGCGAGTGGCGCGCGGGCGCACAACCCTATCACCGCCGCTTCGTCAAACGGCAGCTGCGCGAGCTGCGCCGCGGTTGGCGGCGGCGGCTGCGCGGGGAGGCACTCTAGCGCGCCCTGGCCGAGCGCGCGCCGCCGCCAAGCCCTCCAGCGCCTAAAGGCGGGCCCCGAGATGCTAGACTAGCCCAACAGTAGGCGCCTCAAGCGCCTAGGTGGAGGACACCCATGAAAGTATTGATTCTAGGCGGAGACGGATTTTGTGGTTGGCCGACCGCCCTGCACCTCTCCAACCTCGGCCACGACGTCGTCATCGTCGACAACCTGTCGCGGCGGAACATCGACAACGAGTTAGAAGCCGGTTCGCTGACCCCCATCGCCCCGATGGGCACGCGCATCGCGGCCTGGCGCGAGCTGACGGGCCGCGAGTTGGGGTTTTACAACCTCGACCTCGCGCGCGACTACGAGCGCTTTTTGCGGGTGCTGCAAGACGAGCGGCCGGACGCGCTGGTGCACTTCGCCGAGCAGCGCGCCGCCCCCTACTCGATGAAGTCGCCGCGCCACAAGCGCTACACGGTCGACAACAACGTCAACGCTACCCACAACGTGCTCTGCGCCGTCGTCGAGTCGGGGCTCGACGTGCACGTCGCGCACCTAGGCACCATGGGCGTCTACGGCTACGGCACGGCGGGGATGAAGATCCCCGAGGGTTACCTCGACGTCGAGGTCGTCACCGACGAGGGCGAGCGCCTCATGCAGCAGATCCTCTACCCCTCGAACCCGGGGAGCATCTACCACATGACCAAGACGCTCGACCAGCTCATGTTCGCCTACTACAACAAGAACGACGGCGTGCGCGTCACGGACTTGCACCAGGGGATCGTGTGGGGGACCAACACCCAAGAGACGAGCCGCGACGAGCGCCTCATTAACCGCTTCGACTACGACGGCGACTACGGCACCGTCTTGAACCGCTTTTTGATGCAAGCGGCTGTCGGCTACCCCTTAACCGTCCACGGCACGGGCGGCCAGACGCGCGCGTTTATCCACATCCAAGACACGGTGCGGTGCGTGCAGCTCGCGCTCGAGAACCCCCCCGCCAAGGGCGAGCGGGTCCGCATCCTCAACCAGATGACCGAGACCCACAAGGTGCGCGACCTCGCCCACATGATCGCAGCGCTCACGGGCGCGGAGGTCGCGATGGTCCCGAACCCGCGCAAAGAGGCGGCCGAAAACGACCTGCACGTCAAAAACGACCTCTTCTTGGACATGGGCCTCAACCCCACGACGCTCTCAGACGGCCTGCTTCTAGAGGTCACCGAGGTCGCCAAGCGCTACGCGCACCGCGCCGACCTGTCGAAGATCCCCTCGAGGTCGCTATGGACCAAAGAGCAGCGCGCGGGGGTGCCGGAAGAGAAGACAGAAGTCAGGAGCCAGTAGCCAGCCCCCAGGCGTCCGCAGTCGGTAGAAAAGCCTCCTGACTTCTGGCGCCTGCACGCTGGTCTCCCCTCAGGCGCAGCGCTTATTTCACCGAGACCTTTTTGCCCAACATCGACGGCAACGTCACCCGACTCACGCGCACCTTGGAGCAGTTGCGGGCGCATGCTCGGATGACGTTGCCGTCGAGCATAACGCCTTATCTGGCTCGTCGGCAAAACGCGCAACCATCTCGCTCCATAGGCTTTGTTCACTCCAACGGCCGAAGCATGTGCAGACGCTGTTCCAGTTTCCTTAGCGCCAGCTCGCCACAGCCATTGGACACCTAAAGGAGTCGTCCATTGAGATGCCAAAGGAGGTAGCGGCGAGTGAACAAGTATTCCTCGAAAAGTCTAGCCTTTTCGATCCTCCTAGAGTCGGGTTTGGCGGCGTGCAGTAACGGAAGCCCCGATGTTGATACAGTTACCTATGCACACTCAACAGATACGCATCTTTGTCTCGACGTAGCGGTAGCTGCGCCTAGCATCATGGATCTTGGGACTGAAACAACAACTCGCGTAGAGGTCGGCAATCGGTGCGACGAAGCGACCACCTACGAAAGTTCCGGTCCGCCTTACTCCTTGGCACTCGTTCGTGATGATAACGAGGTAGTCTGGTACACACCATCGGAGCCTGTTCCGTCTATCCTTTTTGAGTACACCGTAGAGGCGAATGAAACAACGCCTTACGAGGTGCCTGTGCTGCTCTCAGCCGACAGTGTGCCCCCCGGTAACTACAGCATGATCGCCAACCTTTTCGTTCATCAGATGGAACCGGGCGCAACGCAGTACGAAAAACCTCTAAGGCTCGAGTCCGAACCCCAGACCGTCACTGTAGCGCCCTAAGTTTCCGGCTCGTCAAAGCGCCGAGCCCCCGAGGTATGAGCTTGGCGTTTTTTTGCTTGCACGCCACACTTCAGAGCTGAACGGGGTACGCTAGGCTCGTGCGCATCGCTTATTTCACCGAGACCTTCTTGCCCAAAATCGACGGCATCGTCACCCGGCTCACGCGCACGTTAGAGCAGCTGCGGGCGCTCGGGCACGAGGCGCTGGTCTTCGCGCCGCACAAACCCCCCGAGACCTACGCCGGGTTTCGGGTCGTGCGGGTGCCGGGGGTGCCCTTTCGCCCCTGGTACCCCGAGCTGATGCTAGGACTCCCGCGCCCGCGTCTGGGCCGCGAACTCGACGCTTTCGCCCCCGACATCGTGCACGTCGTCAACCCGGTCATCTTGGGTCTTTGGGGCACAGCCATCGCCAAACAGCGCAACCTGCCCCTGCTAGCGTCGTTTCACACCGACTTACCGCAGTACGTCACGCACCTCAAGCTGGGGTTTTTAAAACCGCTCTCGCACACCTGGATCCGCGACGTCCACAACCAAGCGCACGTCAACCTCTGCACGAGCCAACCGATGGTCAACTCGGCCAGGGGCTTGGGGATCAAACGGGTGCGGCTCTGGCCCAAAGCGGTCGACACCGAGCGCTACCAGCCGACGAACCGGAGCGCGGCGATGCGCGAACGCCTCTCCGGCGGGCACCCCGACGCGCCCTTGATGATCTACGTGGGGCGGCTGTCGCACGAAAAGCGCCTCGACTGGCTCTACGCCCCCATCACCCAGCTCCCCGGGGTGCGGTTGGCGATGGTCGGCTCCGGCCCCGCCGAGAGCTTTTTGCGCGAGCGCTTCAAGGACACGCCGACGGTCTTTACGGGGTACATGAGCGGCGACGAGCTCGCGCAGGCGTACGCCAGCGCCGACGTGTTCGCTTTCCCCTCGGACACCGAGACCCTGGGGTTCGTCGCGATGGAGGCGATGGCCTCGGGGGTGCCGGTCGTCGGCGCGCGGGCCGGCGGGATCCCCGACGTCATCCGCGAGGGTGAAACGGGGCTGATGTTCTCCCCCGGCGACCTGGGCGACCTCACCGAAAAGCTCCGGACGCTCCTCTTTAACCCCGAGCTGCGGCGCGCCATGGGCGAGCGGGCGCGGCAGGACATGGAGCGCTGGAGTTGGCGCGCCGCCACCGAGGCGCTGCTGACGTTTTACGAGCGCGCCGCGACCATCCACCGCCGCTACGACCCGCCGAGCAAGTACTAGGGCTCCTAGGTGTGTGGCCTGTGGCACGTAGCGATGCTCACCGCCACGAGCCATAGGCCACGAACCACAGGCCACGAACCACAGGCCACACACAACCGAACGCCCGACGCCGACTTTTGCGGTAGCATAACCCCATGACGGTGCGCGCTCTTGAAAGTCGTGACTTCCCGGACCTGTTGGCGCTCCTTAAACTTCAAGACGAGGACGCCGCGCACCGCAGCATGACGCCGGAGAGCCGCAGCGTCGAGGAGCTCGCCCTCGAGCTCGGCGAGCTCTCCCCCTACAGCGAACTCGTCCCGCTGGTGCTCGAGAGCGACGCCGGGCTCACCGCCTACGTCGCGCTCTGCCGCTACGACGGCGAGGCCTTTTTGGAGGGGCCTCTTATGCACCCCGAGGCTAGCGTCGAGGAGGTCAAACCGCTCGTGCTCGAGGCGACCGCCGAGGCCAAGCGGCGCGGGTTCGCCTTTGTCGAAGCGTTTGTCGATGAGGAAAACCGGCGGGCGCAGCAGGTGCTCTCGGAAGCCGCCTTTGAACCCTTTCGCACGACCTACATCTACACCTTTACCCGCGGCACCCCCCTCGCCCCCCTCGCCCCCAGTCCCTTCCGCTTCGAGCGCACCAAAACGGTCGACCTCTCCTCGTACCGCGACCTCTACCGCGAGACGAGCGACAACTGGGCGACGCGGCTCGCGTGGCGCGACGAGGACCTCTTGGAGCGCTTTGCCGACCCCAACGTGACGCTCACGCTCGCCTACAGGGGCGACAAGCTCGTCGGGCACCTCGAGCTCGAGCGCTTCCCCGACGAAGGCTACGCCGAAGTGGCCTACTTCGGCGTCTTGCCGGAGGCGCGCGGCCAGAAGCTCGGCCGCGAACTCCTGCTGCGCGGCCTTCACGAAGCCTTCGCCGACGAGGCCATCGAACAGGTCCTCGCCCGCGCCCAGGACGACGAGCGCGCCGCGTCGTTTGCCTTAGAGGGGGTCGGTTTTCGGCTCTCGCACGGGGTGGTGGCCTTTACCTTGGAGCTCGAGCCTTAAGCCTCACGTCACCCCAGCGAACCCGTTAAACAGCGAGAGTAGAGCTTAAGAAGGTTTCATTAAGCTTCCACTTAGCAATCACTGTAAACTGCTAACATCCTCGAAGCAACAAAGGGGGTGGCAGCCTTTGCCCAGATAGCCCTTCTGCAAGTTGGCGGTTCATCTAGGAGCTGGTCGGCTTTCAACCTTCTCGTAGGTTGTCAGGGGGCATCTTGAACGCTCCTAATTCTCGTGCAACGAAACTTTTTTCTGCTCAGGTGAACTTCTCTTCGGGTGCGTTGAGCCCTGGTACGTATCGCTGGCACGTCATTGCAACCAGTGGCAGCGGTAGCCTTGACATGTTCCCAAAAGGTTGACCTTGGCTCTGCGGAGGCATATGGACATGAGATACGGTTTCGTCCTTTTAATCCTGTTGCTGTTCACTGCTTGCGGCTCAACGACAAGCCCCATCTCAGACCCTGGTCTACTCGGTCAGGTTTTGGTTGGTGTTGAGCCAACTGAACCCGCGTTCGGAACGTTCTCTAGTGCGCTTGCTGACGAAGAGCTGGCAGATGTTCGTGAACTGCTCATGCAAGAAGGGCCATATACAGTGTTCGTTCCCGGCAACGCGGCCTTCGACGCGTACTTCGAGGCGCGCGGCATCACCAAAGAGGCGTTTTTGGCGAGTGACGAGATGCCCGAGATCATCCGTGCTCACATCGCACTCGGCAAGTACAACGCCGATACACTGCTTGGTAACGACACTTTGACCGCCGAGAACCTCAACGGT
This window contains:
- a CDS encoding DEAD/DEAH box helicase produces the protein MRAPKALDGRSYHGWLTAQEGYKGQIVFSGFLPERAATPAPSPLGGRYGELLAALSLTPYTHQAAALELTEAGHNVVVATPTASGKSLCYQLPTLAALGRGRTALLLFPTKALAHDQLEKLRARAEPLGLGEAIAAFDGDTPAPRRRALREGARCLLTNPDMLHYGILPHHGLWAHFLGALELIVIDELHAYRGVMGTHVANILRRLLRLARRYGAAPRFVAASATVGNPAAHAENLTGEAFAAVTDDGAPAAPRELLFWRPPDLPGEAGAEGRRRSVHSEAADLAAHFVRAGLKSIFFCNSRRSAELLRRYVAGGLTEAEAGCIAAYRAGYTAEDRRALEARFKRGDLLVLAATSALELGVDVGGVDAVVLVGYPGSLTAFWQRAGRAGRAGRRALTLFIPGNDPLDEFYLTHPEMITEGRAEHAVADAFNSELFPRHLACAAFEHPLEESEARAAARHGADPAALPNFVRARGRWYYRGGYPHAKLSVRGTGGGRVVLKDRSGKRLGVADLETALRELHPGAVYLHQGEDYVVRNLDLDRGEAFLLPHLGDYYTQVRAVTEIDVLGVDALGADASGIGALALADPIRTGRVRVTTRVTSYVRKRLYSDATLDERPLDLPELAYTTQALWFSVREAAAAVPPGLLPAAMHALEHTLIGLLPAFVLCERADVGGVSYPLYPATGEPLVFIYDGYPGGVGYAREGAAQFDAWLRAARDLLARCPCTSGCPRCVLSPKCGNGNQMLDKGAALALAEALLARLGGRRAALSA
- a CDS encoding glycosyltransferase codes for the protein MNVFVALLYTLVLPYIGLMLLVIVGLLRRRAPERSAKTPSVSVIIPAHNEEARLPATLHSLAAQRYGGALEFVIVNDRSTDATDAIIRAFSERDPRFRLVSVTAPSRRLSPKVNAVNTGIAASTGEIILTSDADCQFSPDWVAGMVSHFAPDVAMVLGYVESTRPGDGAGLVQRLESADWLSLMLTSMALTHFGWKVASSANNQGYRRSAFEAIGGFGASGRAPSGDEDLLTQRMGRLQAGRIVFASAPETRVLTRPMANAWALLSQRRRWVSRYRHLIHYHPLFWLAIVLLGAQSVALSASVLATPLLPALAPYVFGLWALKLGVELTGMHLGEALMDRRDLGGLTTLLWALLHPFYVAVVALWALFKTGEWRAGAQPYHRRFVKRQLRELRRGWRRRLRGEAL
- a CDS encoding NAD-dependent epimerase/dehydratase family protein is translated as MKVLILGGDGFCGWPTALHLSNLGHDVVIVDNLSRRNIDNELEAGSLTPIAPMGTRIAAWRELTGRELGFYNLDLARDYERFLRVLQDERPDALVHFAEQRAAPYSMKSPRHKRYTVDNNVNATHNVLCAVVESGLDVHVAHLGTMGVYGYGTAGMKIPEGYLDVEVVTDEGERLMQQILYPSNPGSIYHMTKTLDQLMFAYYNKNDGVRVTDLHQGIVWGTNTQETSRDERLINRFDYDGDYGTVLNRFLMQAAVGYPLTVHGTGGQTRAFIHIQDTVRCVQLALENPPAKGERVRILNQMTETHKVRDLAHMIAALTGAEVAMVPNPRKEAAENDLHVKNDLFLDMGLNPTTLSDGLLLEVTEVAKRYAHRADLSKIPSRSLWTKEQRAGVPEEKTEVRSQ
- a CDS encoding glycosyltransferase, whose protein sequence is MRIAYFTETFLPKIDGIVTRLTRTLEQLRALGHEALVFAPHKPPETYAGFRVVRVPGVPFRPWYPELMLGLPRPRLGRELDAFAPDIVHVVNPVILGLWGTAIAKQRNLPLLASFHTDLPQYVTHLKLGFLKPLSHTWIRDVHNQAHVNLCTSQPMVNSARGLGIKRVRLWPKAVDTERYQPTNRSAAMRERLSGGHPDAPLMIYVGRLSHEKRLDWLYAPITQLPGVRLAMVGSGPAESFLRERFKDTPTVFTGYMSGDELAQAYASADVFAFPSDTETLGFVAMEAMASGVPVVGARAGGIPDVIREGETGLMFSPGDLGDLTEKLRTLLFNPELRRAMGERARQDMERWSWRAATEALLTFYERAATIHRRYDPPSKY
- a CDS encoding GNAT family N-acetyltransferase: MTVRALESRDFPDLLALLKLQDEDAAHRSMTPESRSVEELALELGELSPYSELVPLVLESDAGLTAYVALCRYDGEAFLEGPLMHPEASVEEVKPLVLEATAEAKRRGFAFVEAFVDEENRRAQQVLSEAAFEPFRTTYIYTFTRGTPLAPLAPSPFRFERTKTVDLSSYRDLYRETSDNWATRLAWRDEDLLERFADPNVTLTLAYRGDKLVGHLELERFPDEGYAEVAYFGVLPEARGQKLGRELLLRGLHEAFADEAIEQVLARAQDDERAASFALEGVGFRLSHGVVAFTLELEP
- a CDS encoding fasciclin domain-containing protein — translated: MDMRYGFVLLILLLFTACGSTTSPISDPGLLGQVLVGVEPTEPAFGTFSSALADEELADVRELLMQEGPYTVFVPGNAAFDAYFEARGITKEAFLASDEMPEIIRAHIALGKYNADTLLGNDTLTAENLNGDTLTISREGDDFYVNGVPVDGPVVEGTGNVKNGALHFLLGVIEP